A window of the Dickeya dianthicola NCPPB 453 genome harbors these coding sequences:
- a CDS encoding capsid cement protein, which produces MSATQQPVLTTTIVASAALTAQRFVGADNAPCAAGAIALGVAEVDGDWATAVPVNVLGIIAVEAGAAIARGQAVQSDASARAIPQVAAAGETPAGVSNGIALDAAIAEGDIIRILRGV; this is translated from the coding sequence ATGAGTGCAACACAGCAACCTGTTTTGACCACCACCATCGTGGCCTCCGCCGCGCTGACCGCACAGCGTTTTGTCGGGGCAGATAATGCCCCGTGTGCTGCCGGAGCGATTGCGCTCGGGGTGGCTGAAGTTGACGGTGACTGGGCTACAGCCGTGCCGGTTAACGTGCTGGGAATTATTGCGGTTGAAGCGGGGGCGGCTATCGCACGCGGCCAGGCTGTTCAGTCCGACGCCAGCGCCCGAGCTATCCCGCAAGTCGCCGCCGCTGGTGAAACGCCTGCCGGTGTATCGAACGGCATCGCGCTGGATGCGGCGATCGCCGAGGGCGACATCATCCGCATCCTGCGCGGGGTGTGA
- a CDS encoding gp436 family protein — protein MYCTLADLIEHVPEQTLIELTNESVTFDNRPPVNTTVVDSCIRYADEQIDAHLRGRYTLPLAEIPTMLRDLAVTLTRYRLYARRAEGAMPDLVKDDYKTALKQLEQIRDAKLTLGVKSTGTDAPERGEFRVRGRQPTFGGRNGSLDKF, from the coding sequence ATGTACTGCACCCTGGCGGATTTGATTGAGCACGTCCCGGAACAGACGCTGATCGAGCTGACTAATGAGTCGGTCACGTTTGATAACCGCCCTCCAGTCAATACGACGGTGGTTGATAGCTGCATTCGCTATGCCGATGAGCAGATCGATGCCCATCTGCGCGGGCGGTACACCCTTCCGCTGGCCGAAATTCCGACCATGCTGCGCGACCTTGCGGTGACGCTGACGCGCTACCGGCTGTATGCCCGGCGGGCGGAAGGTGCTATGCCTGACCTGGTGAAAGATGATTACAAAACGGCACTGAAACAGCTTGAGCAGATACGTGATGCAAAGCTGACACTAGGGGTGAAGTCAACCGGCACCGATGCACCAGAGCGTGGGGAATTCAGGGTGCGTGGGCGTCAGCCCACGTTTGGCGGGCGCAACGGCTCACTGGATAAATTCTGA
- a CDS encoding Gp37 family protein, with the protein MDVSPIVDAVVSRLREKLPTLHIEYFPEKPADYRLNHPTGAVLVSYAGSRFGKPEDIGAMLQAQTVTFNATVVFRQLNGRQGAVAVLDVLRRVLCGYKPPGCNRKIWLVRDVFIGNIAGLWQYALDFATEAVLIEDTDLPDGPLLAGIETEEQDE; encoded by the coding sequence ATGGACGTTTCACCGATTGTGGATGCCGTGGTATCCCGGCTGCGCGAAAAACTGCCCACGTTGCACATTGAGTATTTCCCGGAAAAACCGGCGGACTACCGGCTTAACCATCCTACCGGGGCGGTTCTGGTGAGCTACGCCGGTTCCAGGTTCGGCAAGCCGGAAGATATCGGTGCGATGTTGCAGGCCCAGACCGTGACGTTTAACGCCACTGTGGTGTTCCGACAGCTCAATGGTCGCCAGGGCGCAGTAGCCGTGCTCGATGTATTACGGCGTGTGCTGTGCGGTTACAAGCCGCCCGGCTGTAACCGGAAAATCTGGCTGGTGCGGGATGTGTTTATCGGCAACATCGCGGGGTTGTGGCAGTACGCACTCGATTTTGCGACCGAAGCCGTACTGATTGAAGACACCGATCTCCCTGACGGCCCGTTACTGGCAGGGATTGAAACAGAGGA